The following coding sequences lie in one Eschrichtius robustus isolate mEscRob2 chromosome 17, mEscRob2.pri, whole genome shotgun sequence genomic window:
- the CRH gene encoding corticoliberin, with the protein MRLPLLVSAGVLLVALLPCPPCRALLSRGPVPGARQASQHPQPLDFFQPSSQPQQPQARPVLLRMGEEYFLRLGSLNKSPAAPLSPASSPPAGSSGSRLSPDEVAANFFRALLQQLPLPRRPLDSPASPVERGAENALGGRQEAPERERRAEEPPISLDLTFHLLREVLEMARAEQLAQQAHSNRKLMEIIGK; encoded by the coding sequence ATGCGGCTGCCGCTGCTCGTGTCCGCGGGCGTCCTGCTGGTGGCTCTCCTGCCCTGCCCGCCGTGCAGGGCCCTCCTTAGCCGGGGGCCCGTCCCGGGGGCCCGGCAGGCCTCGcagcacccccagcccctggattTCTTCCAGCCTTCGTCGCAGCCTCAGCAGCCGCAGGCTCGGCCCGTCCTGCTCCGCATGGGGGAGGAGTACTTCCTCCGCCTGGGTAGCCTCAATAAGAGCCCCGCTGCTCCGCTCTCGCCCGCCTCCTCGCCTCCTGCCGGCAGCAGCGGCAGCCGCCTTTCGCCGGACGAGGTGGCCGCCAACTTTTTCCGCGCGTTGCTGCAGCAGCTGCCGCTGCCCCGGCGCCCGCTCGACAGCCCTGCGAGTCCGGTGGAACGCGGCGCCGAGAACGCCCTCGGCGGCCGCCAGGAGGCACCAGAGAGGGAGAGGCGAGCCGAGGAACCTCCCATCTCCCTGGATCTCACCTTCCACCTCCTCCGAGAAGTCTTGGAAATGGCCAGGGCTGAGCAGTTAGCGCAGCAAGCTCACAGCAACAGGAAACTGATGGAGATTATTGGGAAATGA